In Agromyces archimandritae, one genomic interval encodes:
- a CDS encoding alpha/beta hydrolase fold domain-containing protein — MPSLPAFLLPPVIRLTGRRRRSRSTEATRARMEAMHRTPAPFEPPAGIARDVDVSREDAEGMPVFRLRPRGGGTRGAVAGERRDPASAPVVVYLHGGSFTNEIVPTQWRYAAGLAARTGAEIVVPIYPLAQDGGRAGEVVGRIAALAASIHGVDAARPLVLLGDSAGGTLALAAARVLRDAGGPAAPVVLISPALDLAFDDPEALRLAPRDPWLALPGLHATAERWRGALPLGDPRVSPIHAPLTGLGPILIASGTRDLLNADAHRLAAAAREAGHPLELVEAPGGVHVFPFFPTADGRAARERIDAFVRATR; from the coding sequence ATGCCCAGCCTGCCCGCGTTCCTGCTGCCGCCCGTGATCCGCCTGACCGGGCGGCGTCGTCGCAGCCGGAGCACGGAGGCGACGCGCGCCCGCATGGAAGCGATGCACCGCACGCCCGCCCCGTTCGAACCGCCCGCGGGCATCGCACGCGACGTCGACGTCTCCCGGGAGGACGCGGAGGGGATGCCCGTGTTCCGGCTACGGCCGCGCGGCGGCGGCACCCGCGGCGCTGTCGCGGGGGAGCGGCGCGATCCGGCATCCGCACCCGTCGTCGTCTACCTGCACGGCGGGTCGTTCACGAACGAGATCGTGCCCACCCAGTGGCGCTACGCCGCCGGACTCGCCGCCCGCACCGGCGCCGAGATCGTCGTGCCCATCTACCCGCTCGCCCAGGACGGGGGACGTGCCGGCGAGGTCGTCGGGCGGATCGCGGCGCTCGCGGCATCCATTCACGGGGTGGATGCCGCCCGCCCGCTCGTCCTGCTCGGCGACTCCGCAGGCGGCACCCTCGCGCTCGCCGCCGCCCGCGTGCTCCGCGACGCCGGCGGGCCGGCCGCCCCCGTCGTGCTCATCTCGCCCGCGCTCGACCTCGCATTCGACGACCCCGAGGCGCTGCGCCTCGCGCCGCGCGACCCGTGGCTCGCCCTGCCCGGGTTGCACGCGACCGCCGAACGCTGGCGCGGCGCCCTGCCGCTCGGCGACCCGCGCGTGAGCCCGATCCACGCGCCGCTCACCGGCCTCGGGCCGATCCTCATCGCCAGCGGAACCCGCGACCTGCTGAACGCCGACGCCCACAGGCTCGCCGCCGCCGCACGCGAGGCCGGCCACCCGCTCGAACTCGTCGAGGCGCCCGGCGGCGTGCACGTGTTCCCGTTCTTCCCGACCGCGGACGGGCGCGCGGCGCGCGAACGCATCGACGCCTTCGTGCGCGCGACGCGGTAG
- a CDS encoding heavy metal translocating P-type ATPase, with the protein MSSAGAASTVELDITGMTCASCAMRIERKLGKLDGVEATVNYATEKARVLAPAGIDAAELIRTVEAAGYGASVPPPPQPAPDASAEPGTDAKAPDGTRALRTRLLVSLVLTVPVAAMSMIPVLQFDNWQWVSLTLAAPVAVWGAWPFHRAAAINARHGAATMDTLISLGVLAAFAWSVYALLFGGAGMPGMRMEFTWFADPAGGTPEIYLEVAAAVTVFILAGRYAEARARRESSAALRALLELGAKDAALFRGGVETRVPVASLVPGDRVVVRPGEKIPSDGLVVEGASAVDRSMLTGESVPVETGVGDRVAGATVNAGGRLVVEITRVGADTELARLGRLVEEAQTGKARVQRLADRVSAVFVPVVIVLAVAAFTGWMLAGGSLEQAFTAAVATLIIACPCALGLATPTALLVGTGRGSQLGIVIRGPQVLEQTRTVDTIVLDKTGTVTTGVMSVAEVVAVPGVDAAQLLRVAAAAEDGSEHPIARAIVAAGADAAAHASRPGADAAAHASRPGTARMAHPISPAGVISRHDSAKTTAPMAGYDPRNAADSPHAGSGGEQRPAASTAAARPATPTAFTATTSTAHPAPTAFTAHAGAGVEAAIDGRTVIAGRPAWVAERATGLPGAISRHVPAENTLEVAGFDPRNDEGAAAAERAGGAERAGGAERAEGAERAGASAPALAERGGASTPERAGASAPAERGGASTPERGGASTPERAGASAPADLAERIARAEAGGGTAIAVAWDGAVRGAIVVADAAKPTSAEAIRRFRALGLHPVLLTGDNAGAAARIAAEVGIDDVHAGVTPAGKLEAVRELQARGRVVAMVGDGVNDSAALAAADLGIAMGGGTDAAIEAGDLTIVSGDLRTAADGIRLARRTLGTIKGNLFWAFAYNVAAIPLAMLGLLNPLVAGAAMAFSSVFVVTNSLRLRRFRAG; encoded by the coding sequence ATGAGTTCAGCGGGCGCCGCATCCACCGTCGAACTCGACATCACCGGCATGACGTGCGCCTCGTGCGCGATGCGCATCGAGCGCAAGCTGGGCAAGCTCGACGGCGTCGAGGCGACCGTGAACTATGCGACCGAGAAGGCCCGCGTGCTCGCTCCGGCGGGCATCGACGCGGCCGAGCTGATCCGCACCGTCGAAGCGGCCGGGTACGGCGCGAGCGTTCCGCCGCCCCCGCAGCCCGCACCCGATGCGTCGGCCGAGCCGGGCACGGACGCGAAGGCGCCCGACGGCACGCGCGCCCTGCGCACGCGGCTGCTGGTGTCGCTCGTGCTGACGGTTCCGGTTGCGGCGATGTCGATGATCCCGGTGCTGCAGTTCGATAATTGGCAGTGGGTCTCGCTGACGCTCGCCGCCCCGGTCGCGGTGTGGGGGGCGTGGCCGTTCCACCGGGCGGCGGCGATCAACGCACGGCACGGCGCCGCGACGATGGACACGCTGATCAGCCTCGGCGTGCTCGCCGCATTCGCCTGGTCGGTGTACGCCCTGCTGTTCGGCGGCGCCGGCATGCCCGGCATGCGCATGGAGTTCACGTGGTTCGCCGACCCGGCCGGCGGCACGCCGGAGATCTATCTGGAGGTCGCGGCGGCGGTCACGGTGTTCATCCTCGCCGGCCGGTACGCGGAGGCGCGCGCCCGTCGCGAGTCGTCCGCCGCGCTGCGGGCCCTGCTCGAGCTCGGCGCGAAGGATGCGGCGCTGTTCCGCGGCGGCGTCGAGACGCGCGTGCCGGTCGCCTCGCTCGTGCCCGGCGACCGGGTCGTGGTGCGGCCGGGCGAGAAGATCCCGTCCGACGGGCTCGTCGTCGAGGGCGCCTCGGCGGTGGATCGCAGCATGCTCACGGGCGAATCCGTCCCCGTCGAAACCGGCGTCGGCGACCGCGTCGCGGGCGCGACGGTGAACGCCGGCGGCCGCCTCGTGGTCGAGATCACGCGCGTCGGGGCCGACACCGAACTCGCCCGCCTGGGCCGCCTGGTCGAGGAGGCGCAGACCGGCAAGGCCCGCGTGCAGCGCCTCGCCGATCGCGTGTCGGCGGTGTTCGTGCCGGTCGTGATCGTGCTGGCGGTCGCGGCGTTCACCGGGTGGATGCTCGCCGGCGGCAGCCTCGAACAGGCGTTCACGGCGGCGGTCGCGACGCTCATCATCGCCTGCCCGTGCGCCCTGGGGCTCGCGACGCCGACGGCGCTGCTCGTCGGCACCGGGCGCGGTTCGCAGCTCGGCATCGTCATCCGCGGCCCGCAGGTGCTGGAGCAGACGCGCACGGTCGACACGATCGTGCTCGACAAGACGGGCACGGTGACGACGGGTGTCATGTCGGTCGCCGAGGTCGTGGCCGTGCCGGGGGTGGATGCCGCGCAGCTGCTCCGCGTGGCCGCCGCCGCCGAGGACGGCTCGGAGCACCCGATCGCCCGCGCGATCGTCGCAGCGGGTGCGGATGCCGCCGCGCACGCGTCCCGTCCGGGCGCGGATGCCGCCGCACACGCGTCCCGGCCGGGCACCGCCCGTATGGCGCACCCCATTTCTCCCGCGGGGGTCATATCCCGCCACGATTCTGCGAAAACCACCGCTCCGATGGCGGGATATGACCCCCGGAACGCTGCGGATTCTCCGCACGCGGGTTCCGGCGGCGAGCAGCGCCCCGCGGCATCCACCGCGGCCGCGCGCCCCGCCACCCCGACCGCCTTCACCGCCACCACCTCGACCGCGCACCCCGCCCCGACCGCGTTCACTGCCCACGCCGGCGCCGGCGTCGAAGCGGCCATCGACGGACGCACGGTGATCGCCGGCCGGCCCGCGTGGGTCGCCGAACGCGCCACCGGGCTTCCGGGGGCCATTTCCCGCCACGTTCCCGCGGAGAACACGCTCGAAGTGGCGGGATTCGACCCCCGGAACGATGAGGGTGCGGCCGCTGCCGAGCGGGCCGGGGGCGCCGAGCGAGCCGGGGGCGCCGAGCGGGCCGAGGGCGCCGAGCGCGCCGGGGCATCCGCACCCGCACTCGCCGAGCGCGGCGGGGCATCCACACCCGAGCGCGCCGGAGCATCCGCACCCGCCGAGCGCGGCGGGGCATCCACACCCGAGCGCGGCGGGGCATCCACACCCGAGCGCGCCGGAGCATCCGCACCCGCCGACCTCGCGGAGCGCATCGCGCGCGCCGAGGCGGGCGGCGGCACCGCGATCGCCGTCGCCTGGGACGGCGCGGTGCGCGGCGCGATCGTCGTCGCCGACGCCGCGAAGCCGACGAGTGCGGAGGCGATCCGCCGGTTCCGTGCGCTCGGCCTGCACCCGGTGCTGCTCACGGGCGACAACGCCGGCGCGGCCGCGCGCATCGCCGCGGAAGTCGGCATCGACGACGTGCACGCCGGCGTCACTCCGGCCGGCAAGCTCGAGGCGGTCCGCGAGCTGCAGGCCCGGGGCCGCGTCGTCGCGATGGTCGGCGACGGCGTGAACGACTCGGCCGCCCTTGCGGCGGCGGATCTCGGCATCGCGATGGGCGGCGGAACCGATGCGGCGATCGAGGCCGGCGACCTCACGATCGTCAGCGGCGACCTGCGGACGGCGGCGGACGGCATCCGCCTGGCCCGCCGCACGCTCGGCACGATCAAGGGCAACCTGTTCTGGGCGTTCGCGTACAACGTCGCGGCGATCCCGCTGGCGATGCTCGGCCTGCTGAACCCGCTCGTCGCGGGTGCGGCGATGGCGTTCTCGAGCGTGTTCGTCGTGACGAACAGCCTGCGGCTGCGCCGCTTCCGGGCGGGGTAG
- a CDS encoding FAD-dependent oxidoreductase, producing MPRRVTVIGSGVIGLSIAHELAAAGHTVTVRGDAADRVSLLAAAVWFPFEAFPADRVEAWSIAALRRFTELAAEPGTGVRIAPGRILVRDPDTFDDAWRAWVPGIRPMDAAELPAGVAAGLRVELPVIEMPVYLAWLEGRCRRLGVRIEPGLVPGVDAALADADVAVIAAGLASGGLLGGDPELAPIRGQVVRLANPGIDEWTLDEQHADGLAYVIPRSGDVVCGGTATASGDTAVDPATETAILERARGLVPALADAPIVSRAVGLRPGRTEVRLEVVRRAGSSGASGTVSTGAGAAASGVDAAWGSDPAGAAQGISGVDAPGAVIACYGHGGAGVTTSWGCAEEVAALTASIAPV from the coding sequence ATGCCACGCCGTGTCACCGTCATCGGATCCGGCGTCATCGGCCTGTCGATCGCCCACGAACTCGCCGCGGCCGGCCACACCGTCACCGTGCGCGGCGACGCCGCCGACCGGGTGTCGCTGCTGGCGGCGGCCGTGTGGTTCCCGTTCGAGGCGTTCCCCGCCGACCGCGTCGAAGCCTGGTCGATCGCCGCCCTCCGCCGCTTCACCGAGCTCGCCGCCGAACCCGGCACCGGCGTGCGTATCGCTCCCGGCCGCATCCTCGTGCGCGACCCCGACACGTTCGACGACGCGTGGCGGGCGTGGGTCCCCGGCATCCGCCCGATGGACGCCGCCGAGCTGCCCGCGGGAGTCGCCGCCGGTCTCCGCGTCGAGCTGCCGGTCATCGAGATGCCCGTCTACCTCGCCTGGCTCGAGGGGCGGTGCCGGCGGCTCGGCGTCCGCATCGAGCCGGGCCTCGTCCCGGGGGTGGATGCCGCGCTCGCCGACGCCGATGTCGCCGTGATCGCGGCCGGCCTCGCCTCGGGCGGACTGCTCGGCGGCGACCCGGAACTCGCGCCGATCCGCGGCCAGGTGGTGCGCCTCGCGAACCCCGGCATCGACGAATGGACGCTCGACGAACAGCACGCCGACGGCCTCGCCTACGTCATCCCGCGCAGCGGCGACGTCGTCTGCGGCGGAACGGCGACCGCCTCCGGGGACACCGCCGTCGACCCGGCGACGGAGACCGCGATCCTCGAACGGGCACGCGGCCTCGTGCCGGCCCTCGCCGACGCCCCGATCGTCTCGCGCGCGGTGGGACTGCGCCCCGGCCGCACGGAGGTGCGCCTCGAGGTCGTGCGCCGGGCGGGCTCTTCGGGTGCGTCGGGCACGGTCTCCACCGGGGCGGGGGCTGCTGCTTCGGGTGTGGATGCCGCGTGGGGCTCTGATCCTGCGGGTGCGGCGCAGGGTATCTCGGGTGTGGATGCCCCGGGCGCCGTCATCGCCTGTTACGGCCACGGCGGCGCCGGCGTGACCACCTCGTGGGGCTGCGCCGAGGAGGTCGCCGCGCTCACGGCATCCATCGCGCCCGTCTGA
- a CDS encoding heavy-metal-associated domain-containing protein: MSQPTTATADYLVEGMTCSHCVASVSEELGELAGVSAVSVDLVADGASRVTVSADAAPSDDDVRQAVETAGYRFAGRA; encoded by the coding sequence ATGAGCCAGCCCACGACCGCCACCGCCGACTACCTCGTCGAAGGGATGACGTGCTCGCACTGCGTCGCGAGCGTGAGCGAGGAGCTCGGCGAACTCGCCGGCGTCTCCGCGGTCTCGGTCGACCTCGTCGCGGACGGCGCATCCCGCGTCACGGTGTCCGCCGACGCTGCGCCTTCCGATGACGACGTGCGGCAGGCCGTCGAGACGGCCGGGTACCGCTTCGCGGGGCGCGCATGA
- a CDS encoding iron-sulfur cluster assembly accessory protein: MLTLTETASTVVKTIVAQNGGSEQGGLRINAPDQASTDFAVSVVETPEALDAVVENDGARVYLGENAAIALDDKILDAEIGQDGTVRFAIATQA, encoded by the coding sequence ATGCTCACACTCACCGAAACGGCAAGCACCGTCGTGAAGACCATCGTCGCCCAGAACGGGGGTTCCGAGCAGGGCGGCCTCCGCATCAATGCGCCCGACCAGGCGTCCACCGACTTCGCGGTCAGCGTCGTCGAGACCCCCGAGGCGCTCGATGCCGTCGTCGAGAACGACGGAGCCCGCGTGTATCTCGGCGAGAACGCCGCGATCGCGCTCGACGACAAGATCCTCGACGCGGAGATCGGGCAGGACGGCACGGTCCGCTTCGCGATCGCCACCCAGGCCTGA
- a CDS encoding GNAT family N-acetyltransferase gives MHPEPEFRALPPERFDGWKAETVAHLAALRRDSGLRTPEVAVQQAEGIVANRLGDGPASEHQHVFAVTVGGREIGTAWLEVAGEQALLVDYRMSGADAADAAGNEALPRIAVGIERIARELGATRLSVDVFVQDAAAAALTRSPRYEASSIQMVRDPLPDREAPAGALRLGPMTPAEFEAYVEPSVAEFADDLVATGRMTRAEADAESHRQFDEALPDGIRTPGHALYTARADGEDVGILWLGFEDRGHGRHAFVFDVAVHEGHRRRGHGRAIMLAAESEARRHGAASIGLHVFGVNHGAIALYEGLGYRALEVLRVARLDA, from the coding sequence ATGCATCCCGAACCCGAGTTCCGTGCGCTGCCGCCCGAGCGATTCGACGGGTGGAAGGCTGAGACGGTCGCCCACCTCGCGGCCCTCCGCCGCGATTCTGGGCTCCGCACGCCAGAGGTTGCCGTGCAGCAGGCGGAGGGCATCGTCGCGAACCGCCTCGGCGACGGGCCGGCGAGCGAACACCAGCATGTGTTCGCCGTCACGGTCGGCGGCCGCGAGATCGGCACGGCCTGGCTCGAGGTCGCCGGGGAACAGGCGCTGCTCGTCGACTACCGGATGTCGGGTGCGGATGCCGCCGATGCCGCAGGGAACGAAGCCCTGCCGCGCATCGCCGTCGGCATCGAACGCATCGCCCGCGAGCTCGGGGCGACGCGGCTGAGCGTCGACGTGTTCGTGCAGGACGCTGCAGCTGCCGCGCTGACCCGGAGCCCGCGCTACGAGGCGTCGTCGATCCAGATGGTGCGGGATCCGCTGCCGGACCGGGAAGCGCCCGCCGGCGCCCTGCGCCTCGGCCCGATGACGCCGGCCGAGTTCGAGGCGTACGTCGAACCGTCGGTCGCGGAGTTCGCCGACGACCTGGTGGCGACCGGGCGGATGACCCGGGCCGAGGCGGATGCCGAGTCGCACCGCCAGTTCGACGAGGCACTCCCCGACGGCATCCGGACCCCCGGCCATGCGCTGTACACGGCGCGCGCAGACGGCGAGGACGTCGGCATTCTCTGGCTCGGGTTCGAGGATCGCGGGCACGGGCGACACGCCTTCGTGTTCGACGTCGCCGTTCACGAGGGGCACCGGCGCCGCGGGCACGGCCGCGCGATCATGCTCGCCGCCGAGTCGGAGGCGCGCCGCCACGGCGCCGCCTCGATCGGGCTGCACGTCTTCGGCGTCAACCACGGGGCGATCGCCCTCTACGAGGGCCTCGGCTACCGCGCCCTCGAGGTGCTCCGCGTCGCGCGCCTCGACGCGTAG
- a CDS encoding NAD(+)/NADH kinase, translating to MTKTIGLVLHPTKSVEDSLEVLRAFGPRAGVRLIARERDAARTGTGIDVVADDAFRDEVTSIVALGGDGTMLGAMRDVADRPVPVLGVNYGNLGFLVEVEPRDLPAALGRLVDGDVQLEPHHALELGLRGRADAAPRSFLAFNDLAIARRPGVSSVSADFSVDGTAFGYYRADAIVIATAAGSTAYNHAAGGPILSPAVEAIVVTPVAPMSGIDRAVVFGAHEHPHLAIADRTADAALEVDGQVLAELSAGDELDIRLRRDAGMVIRLDAGRHARKGRIKLSLLDLPVRQDQLLELIPSDLRIHRPAK from the coding sequence ATGACGAAGACGATCGGCCTCGTCCTGCATCCCACGAAGTCCGTCGAGGATTCACTGGAGGTGCTCCGCGCGTTCGGCCCGCGGGCCGGGGTGCGCCTCATCGCCCGCGAACGCGACGCCGCCCGTACCGGAACCGGCATCGACGTCGTCGCCGACGACGCGTTCCGCGACGAGGTGACCTCGATCGTCGCGCTCGGCGGGGACGGCACGATGCTCGGGGCGATGCGCGACGTCGCCGACCGCCCGGTGCCGGTGCTCGGCGTCAACTACGGCAACCTCGGGTTCCTCGTCGAGGTCGAGCCGCGCGATCTGCCGGCCGCGCTCGGCCGGCTCGTCGACGGCGACGTGCAGCTCGAGCCGCACCATGCGCTCGAGCTCGGGCTCAGGGGGCGAGCGGATGCCGCGCCGCGCTCCTTCCTCGCGTTCAACGATCTCGCGATCGCCCGTCGCCCCGGCGTGAGCTCGGTGTCGGCGGACTTCAGCGTCGACGGAACCGCCTTCGGGTATTACCGCGCGGATGCGATCGTGATCGCCACGGCGGCGGGATCCACCGCATACAACCACGCCGCGGGCGGGCCGATCCTGTCGCCGGCGGTCGAGGCGATCGTCGTGACACCGGTCGCCCCGATGTCGGGCATCGACCGCGCCGTCGTGTTCGGGGCGCACGAGCATCCGCACCTCGCCATCGCCGACCGCACCGCGGACGCCGCGCTCGAGGTCGACGGGCAGGTGCTCGCCGAGCTCTCGGCCGGCGACGAGCTCGACATCCGCCTCCGCCGCGACGCCGGCATGGTCATCCGCCTCGACGCCGGCCGCCACGCCCGCAAGGGACGTATCAAGCTGAGCCTCCTCGACCTGCCCGTGCGGCAGGATCAGCTGCTGGAGCTGATCCCGTCGGACCTGCGCATCCACCGCCCGGCGAAGTAG
- a CDS encoding AMP-dependent synthetase/ligase — MLQTETPLAVPLDPEANASDLLALRVAETPDRVIFSRPSGDGWEDVTAAEFEREVIGLAKGFAASGIEPGQRIGFMCRTSYEWALVDFAAWYAGAVLVPVYETSAPEQIRWNLEDSGAIAFLGQTDDMFARFDSVRERLPLVAQHWVIDQGGLDELVAAGAGVPDEEIQRRRRLAVGDDLATLIYTSGSTGKPKGCVLTHSNFVELSRNAATVMPELVSTPGASTLLFVTMAHVFARFISVLSVHAGVRVGHQWDTTQLLPALGSFKPTFLLAVPRVFEKVFNSAEQKTVAEGKGKIFRKAAEVAVAHSKALDAGKVPLGLKLQFAVFDKLVYAKLRALLGGNAVWAISGSAPLGDFLGHFYRSLGVTILEGYGLTETTAPATVNVPTKYKIGTVGPALPGVSLKIAENGEVLVKGIDVFKEYWNNPEATAAAFTEDGWFKTGDLGTLDEDGYLTIVGRVKEILVTAGGKNVAPAALEDPIRAHPLIGQVVVVGDKRPFVAALITLDSEMLPMWLGNNGLDAKMTVAEAAVHETVRRVVGEAIAEANTLVSRAESVREFTILDTEFTEASGHLTPKLSIKRHVIVQDFSVEIDALYERAAANRQSA, encoded by the coding sequence GTGCTGCAGACCGAAACCCCGCTCGCCGTCCCGCTCGACCCGGAGGCGAACGCGAGCGATCTGCTCGCCCTCCGCGTCGCGGAAACCCCTGATCGCGTGATCTTCTCGCGCCCCTCCGGCGATGGCTGGGAGGATGTCACGGCCGCCGAGTTCGAACGCGAGGTGATCGGGCTCGCGAAGGGCTTCGCGGCCTCCGGTATCGAACCGGGCCAGCGGATCGGCTTCATGTGCCGCACGAGCTACGAATGGGCCCTCGTCGACTTCGCCGCCTGGTACGCGGGCGCCGTGCTCGTGCCCGTCTACGAGACGAGCGCCCCCGAGCAGATCCGCTGGAACCTCGAGGATTCGGGCGCGATCGCCTTCCTCGGCCAGACCGACGACATGTTCGCCCGCTTCGACTCGGTGCGCGAGCGCCTGCCGCTCGTCGCACAGCACTGGGTGATCGACCAGGGCGGGCTCGACGAGCTCGTCGCCGCCGGCGCCGGCGTGCCCGACGAGGAGATCCAGCGCCGCCGCCGGCTCGCGGTCGGCGACGACCTCGCGACCCTCATCTACACGTCGGGGTCGACGGGCAAGCCGAAGGGCTGCGTGCTCACCCACTCGAACTTCGTGGAGCTCTCGCGCAACGCGGCGACCGTCATGCCCGAACTCGTGAGCACGCCCGGCGCATCCACGCTGCTGTTCGTGACGATGGCGCACGTCTTCGCACGCTTCATCTCGGTCCTGTCGGTGCATGCGGGCGTGCGCGTCGGCCACCAGTGGGACACGACGCAGCTGCTGCCTGCGCTCGGCTCCTTCAAGCCGACGTTCCTGCTTGCGGTGCCGCGCGTGTTCGAGAAGGTGTTCAACTCGGCCGAGCAGAAGACGGTCGCCGAGGGCAAGGGCAAGATCTTCCGCAAGGCCGCCGAGGTCGCGGTCGCCCATTCGAAGGCGCTGGATGCCGGCAAGGTGCCGCTCGGCCTGAAGCTGCAGTTCGCGGTGTTCGACAAGCTCGTCTACGCGAAGCTGCGCGCCCTGCTCGGCGGCAACGCGGTGTGGGCGATCAGCGGATCGGCGCCGCTCGGCGACTTCCTCGGCCACTTCTACCGCTCGCTCGGGGTGACGATCCTCGAAGGGTACGGCCTGACCGAGACGACCGCGCCGGCGACGGTGAACGTGCCGACGAAGTACAAGATCGGCACGGTGGGGCCGGCGCTTCCGGGGGTTTCGCTGAAGATCGCCGAGAACGGCGAGGTGCTCGTGAAGGGCATCGACGTCTTCAAGGAGTACTGGAACAACCCCGAGGCGACCGCAGCCGCATTCACCGAGGACGGCTGGTTCAAGACGGGCGACCTCGGCACCCTCGATGAGGACGGCTACCTCACGATCGTCGGCCGGGTGAAGGAGATCCTCGTCACCGCCGGCGGCAAGAACGTCGCCCCCGCCGCTCTCGAAGACCCGATCCGGGCGCATCCGCTCATCGGCCAGGTCGTGGTCGTCGGCGACAAGCGCCCCTTCGTCGCCGCCCTCATCACCCTCGACAGCGAGATGCTGCCGATGTGGCTCGGCAACAACGGGCTCGACGCGAAGATGACGGTCGCCGAGGCGGCCGTGCACGAGACGGTGCGGCGGGTCGTCGGCGAGGCGATCGCCGAGGCGAACACGCTCGTGTCGCGGGCGGAGTCGGTGCGCGAGTTCACCATCCTCGACACCGAGTTCACCGAGGCCAGCGGGCACCTGACCCCGAAGCTGTCGATCAAGCGCCACGTCATCGTGCAGGACTTCTCGGTCGAGATCGACGCCCTCTACGAGCGGGCGGCGGCGAACCGGCAGTCCGCGTAG